GGGCTTTGTCGTAAGTGTGTGAAGATCGGCGATTATAAAGAAGCATTCACACTCATCCTGCAGCCTGACCCTATTTTTAAGCGAGCCGACATAATGGCCGAGATGTAATCGCCCTGTCGGCCTATCCCCCGTTAATATTCTTTTCTTCATGATCGATGCCTTCCTGCTTGCCCCTCGAAGTTCTGCGTTGCAGAACGAAGTGGGGTAGGTCGGTCTCCTGTTGGTATCCTCATCTTCATTTTTTCCATCATATCATCCCTTCATAATGGTTTTCTAAGCAAGGATCGCAAAAATATTGTTTTTCCCCTTCCACGAACTTCCCTTCATCATTTCTCACAACTTCGCTAATAGGCAAAGTTAGTCGAGTCGTTTGGCAACCCGTGCAAAGATACTCGTGGCCTCGCTTCGAAATAAAGCTCCGGTGGTCCTCCAAATTCGCAACTACTTTAGAATTTTCAGTTAATCTTTCTAGCATATTTTTCCATTAAAAAACCCCGCTTGTCGGGGCCTTGTGTGGTTAATTTTGATTTTTAAACTTTAACTTTGATCTTCCTATTGAACCACGCAAGACTCAACCCAATTAAGGGGGCAAAGCCTGTGCATCCAAATGTAACTTACATTTGCTTGGTTCACGTCTAAATTAAAACAAAATTGGCAGCCTCAAGTCAAACTCAGCGTTGCTTTATCTCTGGCCTTACATCCTTCATCGCATCCCGATTTATTTTATATACGCTTCCTTCTCCAAACCGAAAATCAGGAGTAAATAAAGAATACTCATCGCCTTCTACTCTAACCCGCAGACATTTGTATTCGTTTTTTTCGTCGGCAAGTAAGCCCAGCATTCCCCTTGCCAGAGCCAGAGATGGATCTTTTACGAAATCTTCACGTTCTCGCACTACTTGTGCTACCCTTATAGAAACACCTCCAAACATATTCACCCTAGCATAACCTTCTCGGAGTGCACACCTAGCACTATTTACAAATTCCACTTCAAAGTCTACTTGTACTTCTCTAACTTCGGATCGATTTTGTTCTACAATCATATTTCCTCCTTTCTTTATTTACCCGCCCGAGTTCTGCTTCAGAACGAAGGAGGGCCACAAAAAAACTAGCCCTTCTTTACCCCGCTCAGCGGGCTGGCTAGTAATTTTGTTGTTTATTCGTAGAAAAGCTTTGCTTATTTGGCTCAGACGATCACAAAATTACCAACCGCTAGCGGCTAATAATGATGTGAATAATGTTCTTTCGAACGGTCGAGCTCATATGTTATTCATTTTTATATCAAACCACGTTGACTTTAGTCAACCATAACTCTAGAATAGCGCCGCAATGCCACCAGAAAGAAAACCTACAGAATTATATCTACCAAAAAGTCCGATGAAGCCGACGGAAATTTCCCCAAGAAATATATCTCGAAACATCGACCTGTGGTTTGCGGAAAAAAAATTCGACGGAATTAGAACACTCATACTTCTCTCGCCATCTATGGGAGTGATAATAACCACTGTTAACTCCAGAAATATAACCCCTCATTTCAGAATGATAGCGCGAGAGCTAGAACCTGTGGCATCCACACATATTGCAGTCCTCGACGGAGAATTAGTCCACACCGAAGGGAAAAATGCCTCTGATAGAAACCTGGTAGTTCACAGATCGACAGGTAGCAGGCAAGCTCCGGAAGAAGAATTCACCTTTCAAGCGTTTGATATTTTAAATTTGGACGGTGAGGATCTGACTAAACGACATATTGAAGACAGGAAAAGAAAATTAAGTGAGTTAATAACACCAACCGAACACGTAAAATTAGTTCAACCTTATACATACGAAGAATTGATAGTAGAACTCGAAAAAATGGAAGGCGATACTTATGATGAAGGGATCGTTTTAAAAAAGTTAGGCACAAACTATACTTCTGGACTTAGCTCTAACTGGCGAAAAGTAAAATACAACTAAGTTAAATCCACGATTTCATAATCACCTACGGCTTTTAACAGATCTTTCATATCTATGTTCAACCCTTTCGTTAAGTCCCCGCTCCCTAAATTAACGCGTTTTAGTTTCAATGCTTTTCGATCAAAATATAGGGGAATACCAACTAAAACAGGACAAACTGCGCCGACTGGAACTTTGACTACTTTTAAAACTTCTTCCGGTTTCGCGAGTTCCGCTTTTGTTCCAAAAAGCCTTTTTACTTTTTTAAAGTTGAGTCGATCCTGACCCCGAATCGCTAGCGCGATAAAAACGGTTTTAAATTCAAATCCTACCTTTTTCTCCGCTTTAATAATTAAAGTTTTTACCGTTTCTTTAGGATTTATTCCAAACTTAATTACATCCTCCACCCTAAGTACTTCCTGCCCAAAATCGATAATTTTAAAATCTATTCCCTCTTTTTTTAAAAACTTCTCGATCTTCCCAAAAACTGCCATATGGGAAATAATACAGGATTAATCCCTTCTTATTCTATCTGGCAATCTGACTTCAAGACCCTCAGGGCATAATGATCTCGAAACTCTTGCCAAAACTTGGGGTTCAGCGTCTCTGCCCTCCCTCCTGATCCCTTCAACAGCAACCTGCAAAACATCACAACTCATGCAGTTCCCGACTTGTTCCAATAAACATCTTTCTGACATAAAAGTTCACCTCCTTGTTTTTAACCACAAAAAAACTCGCCTATCTTGGCGAGTCTTGCTTTGTGTGGTTTTTTAGTTTTTTTACTTACTTCTTACCACAACAAAACTCGCCGCTTTGCGAGCTTTAAAAATAAATAAAAAGTTTCGTAGTAAACTAAGAATGTTAGACATTAAAAAGTAGCAAACTTACTGCCCTACTGCCAATACCACCTCAAAAGAGCATTGCTTTTCTGCCTTTTTAATATACCAAAACATCCTAAATTAGTCAACCTAGCAATTCCAACCTGCAAGTGATAATTGCCACAATTTATAGCCATGGTAGGAAATTGTGTAGCAGGGCTGGGAATCGAACCCAGGACCTTGGCGTTATATCACAGCCTTGTATATTTTGTAGCGGCGGTAGGAATCGAACCTACGACCTAAGCTTTATGAGGGCTCCGCTCTAACCACTGAGCTACACCGCCCTAAAATATACAACCTGATATATCAGAGGAGCCTGAAAGGAACTGCTGATATGAGTGCCACGCTCTAACCGACTGTGCTACCCTGCCAAGTCTGTATTCTATCAAATTCTCAAAAAAAAGACCCGACCACTTGTGCCAAGTCCTTTTCTTAATTTTTGAATGTCTCAATCCAACTTGCTTGCAAGTTGAAAATGAGAAACACCGAAACATTAAGTTTCTTGTCAAAAGAAACGACCAATGAAGGTCGTTTCGAGTTGGTAGCGGGGGCGGGAGTCGAACCCACTTCTGGAGATTATGAGCCTCCCGAGATACCGTTTCTCCACCCCGCGTCGATTAGTGTTGCGTTATTTTAGCTTCAAAACCGGCTTATGTCAACCTTATTTAACCTTCGAAGAATAGGCTCCACCATTTTTTCCAATTAGGATCATTTTGGCCTTGTTGTAAATTAATTTGCTTTTTTTCTTCTTCCTTAGGCAAAACCACGATTACTTCCCCTTCTTTGGCCAACCCCAATTTATTCCTGATCTCTTCTTCCGCGAATCTTTCTGTTTTTTTGTATTCAAGTTCTCTTTGTAAATTCTCATTCTCGCGGCTTAATTCCTCCAGCCTCACCTCGGCCTCAGTCACTTCTTGTGAATTCGTGCGCAGCGCAAGCAACCTTTTGGCGCCATTAAACACCAAAATAAGCATAAAAAGCACCGCAAAAATCAAAATCAAATTTCTCTTCACATTATCATTATACAAGGCTAAATATTTACAAAAATTGCTTTAGGCACGGAGCCAAATTTATTTGGCGAGTACCACAGGCCTTTTATGTAATAAAAGGCCTATACGCCCAAAAAGGCACGTCCTTGACAATACCTATAGGCCACAGGTATACTTTACACTGTTAAGCTTCCCTGCTGCCGATCCTGCGCACTGCTATTTTTGTACTTACAAACATTAAATGAAACAGTTACAAGAAGCTCATAAAGAATTTATTGAGCACCTAAAAACCAAAAAGAGAACAACTTCTACAATACTTGCTTACGGCAAGGATATTGAGCAACTTGTCGGTTTTATGACCGAACAAAACAAAGCCCAAGTCCACGAAGTAACGGCCGAAGATATTAGAGGCTTTTTAACAAAACTCGAAAATTCAGGCTACACTAAAAAATCTCTTTCCAGAAAGCTAAATTCTACAAAAACCTTTTTCCGCTTTCTTAAAATTCAGGAATATATTACCGACGACCCTGCAAGCATGGTCGAGCATCCAAAATTCGAAACCAAACCCCCAAGAATTCTCACTCCCCTAGAATACAGAGCACTTAGAGACGCAGCTCGCGACGACGCAAGACTTGCTGCAATTATCGAAGTTTTATTGCAAACCGGAATAAGAATTGGAGAACTTGCAAACCTAAAAATAGACGATGTCTACTTTGGAACTGAAGGAAAAGAAGGACATTTATACATTTCACCGGCAGAAAACAGACAAGAACGCACAGTTCCCCTCAACAAATCAGCCGAAGCCGCTCTTAAGCGCTACATAGAAGTAAGAGCAAAAACTACAAATAAAGCTCTCTTCGTTACAAAAACCGGCAAACCGCTTTTGGTCAGAAACATCAGAACCGCAATCGATAGGTTCTACAAAAAAGCAGGAATTTCTGGCGCTAAGGTCAACGACCTAAGACACACTTGGGTTGCACATCACCTGTCTCGCGGAACTTCCCTTATATTAATAAGCAAAGTCGCAGGCCACAAAAGGCTTTCGACAACAGAGCGATATCTCGCCATAATCCAACCCCCCAAAGGCGAGGAAAAGGTAAGGCTCGAAGAGCTCTAACTTTTCCGAGCAGTTTACCCTGAGAGTCGAAGGGAGGAAAAAGTCCGCCTCGAAGAAACTCTAAGCTCCATTGACAACCTTTTTTAAAACTGTTTAAACTGGTTCCATGCCCGAAGTCACCCCCGAAGTAATGCAAGCCCTAGGTTTGGATCGCGAAGTTGTTGAACGTATTCAGAAAGAACGAGATCAAAAGCTGGAAGCAATTAAAACCTCGAGAGCAAACGGTGCTTCCCTCTACGAATTCGCACGAAATAAACCTGTAACCGAAATTAAACTCGCTGGCGGCACACTCGAAGTTCCCCCGACACCTCTTGATGAATTATCAGAAGTTATCGCTCAAAGGACCAAAAGTTTGGAGCAACAAACAGGTTCCGCAGAGCCCATCAGTCAAATTAAAGCATTCGCGGAAGGACTAGGAGACAAGGCACTCCAAGACCGAAATTTCAAAGTTGCAGTCCCTCTTCTTAATTACGCCTCACCAAGCGGAATCGTTAATAACAGTGAAGTAGTCGCAAAGATTAAAAATCTTGTAGGGGAAAATCCGGAAGAATTAGTCACAGTGGCAGAACTCATAGAAGAAACAAGAAGAGCGTCTGTTCCCGAACCAGCACCTGCGACAACACCAGAACCTATCCCAGTCACACCCACAACCCCACCGCCATTCGAACCAATTCCAACCCCAAACCCAAGCCCGACGCCACCACAATCAACAGAAGCCACACCAGCCGCAACTCCAGCTCCTGCGGAAATTCACAAACTCTACGACGTCAATGAACAGGGGTTGCGGCCAGTTCCCGCACCTAAACCTCAACCACAAACTCCGACAGAACCAAAAGCCGCTTAAGCCTTTTTCTTAAAAAGATCCGAAAGCACGTCAAAAATAAGAATTAGAATCATTGGCGCAAGAAGAAGTCTCCAAAACCACGAGACAAAAAATATCAATACTACTCCCGCTGCCGCGATAATCAAAAAGATAATTTTTCGAATCATTTCGTTTTAGTGACTTCGACAAGCTCAGTCAATACTCCCTGAGTGAAGTCGGAAGGATTATTGGCCAATTTTTCAGTTTTGTAGATTTTAAAACTTTTTTAGTATACTCCCATAAAGTCTTAGGAAACAATCCGGCCGAGCTCATATCTCGGCGGGTTTTTTTAAGGCCAGAATTTAGAGATTATTTCTGCTTTATTATATAAACGACCATCAAGACTGTGGCTATGCGAAAAAGACAGACAGAGATTCAGACAAAAGACACTTTGACGAGATGGGCGAATTCGGCAAACAAATAAGAATAGTCGTCAACCCTCATCTACAAGAGGAACAGGGTTCTATCGCTGCCAAGTAAAAACCTTGCCCAAACTGGTTTAGTTTGTTAATATAACTCGAAGGACTTGAGGGGAAGGGTTCCCGAAACAAGCCCTTTTTTTGGAAGTAAAATGGCAGAAGCTCACTTTTCGCTAGCAGCTGAAGAACTTTTTAAAATTGGTCCCCTACCGATAACCAATACCATTTTAACGACTTGGATCGTGACAATTATATTGATCACTTTCGCCTATCTCGCGACCAGAAAAATTTCCCCAATCCCCCATGGTATTCAAAACGTTGCAGAATTTGCAGTAGAGAGTTTGAGTAATCTTGTCGAAAGTGTCGCTGGCGACAAAACGAAAGTGTTTTTACCAATTATCGCCAGCTTTTTCTTTTTTATCCTGGTTGGGAATTACATGGGGCTCCTTCCTGGTTTTGGCACAATCGGATTTTACGAAAATATCCATGGAGAAAAAACTTTCGTGCCGTATCTAAGATCGATTAATTCCGATCTCAATACAACGCTGGGCCTTGCTCTCATCTCTGTTGGATTTACCCACTACTATGCAGTCAAATATCTTGGCATTAGTGACTACCTTAAAAAATGGTTTAGCTTAAACCCGATTTTTCTATTCGTTGGCATCATGGAACTTGTGGGAGAGTTTACAAAAATTATTTCTCTTTCTTTCAGGCTGTTTGGAAATGTCTTTGCGGGAGAAGTTGTTCTGGCAACCGCCTCCACCAAACTCTTTGCTTTTATAATCCCCGTACCTTTCTATTTTTTGGAGCTTTTAGTAGGGTTTGTTCAAGCACTCATTTTCGCTATACTAACACTTGCATTTATGGTAATTTTAACGAATAAAGAAGGGCACTAAATAAAATTAATCATAAAAATCGTTAGGCCCGCAGTCCTAAGAGTATCGAAGAACAAGGACCACAGCTTTGCTTATTAGGTTTGTCCTTAAATTATTTAGAAAGGAGGTTGAACAATTTGGAAATCGTACTAGCAAAAGGCGCATCAATAGCAATCGGAGGAATGATTCCTGCTCTTGCAATCGGACTTATCGGCTTCAAAGCCATGGAAGCAATTGGTAGAAATCCTGACGCTTCCGGAAAAATTTTACCCGCAATGTTGATCGGTATGGCGTTTGCAGAGGCTATCGCAATTTACGCTTTAATTTTAGCTTTTACCGGCTAACAAATATATCAGGGTCAATAATCCCTTCGACTTCGCTCAGGGAATATTGACTGAGCTTGTCGAAGTCAAATAGTTTGATACCTGATACCTTTAAAAATGGAGTTTTTGCGCGACTTTGGATTACAACCAACATTACTACTCGCCCAGATAGTCAACTTCCTGGTTATTCTTTTTGTACTCAAAAGATTCTTTTACAAACCAATTGTAAAAATGCTGGATGATCGCAAACAGAAAATTGAGGAAAGTTTAAAAAATGCAGACACTATTGAGGAAAAATTAAAAGAGACTGAAGAAAAAACGGCCAAAATTTTGGAAGAATCAAGGAAAAATGCGCAAGACATAATAACTGAGGCTCAAAAAGAAGCTGAAAGAATTGCCCAGGAAGCAAGCAAAGAAGCCAGGGTGACAATCGAACACGCACTTTCCGCGGCTCGAGAACAGATAGAAAGCGAAAGACAAGCAGCGCGAAAGCAAGTTGAAAAAGAAATGCTAGATTTAGTCGCCCTCGTTATTAAAAAAGTTCTTGGAAGCGAACTTGGGCCCAAAGAAAAACAAAGCTTAACGGCAAAGGCAATATCAGAAATCCAAAAACAAACACATTGAGCAAGAAAAAACAAAAACAAATCGCAAAATTTCTCTTTAAAAGAAGCCTGACAGGCGGGTTTGTCGACGAGAAAAAAATAAAAATCATTCTCGCCTCCCTGTCCAAAGAAAACTCGGCGGGAATTGTGGGGATTTTAAAAAGTTATAAAAGGTTGATCGAAGCAGCAATTGCAAGAGAAGAAGTAATTGTAGAAGTGGGATCTGCAATAACAAATGCCAAAAGCATCGAAAAGAAGCTTCTCGAAAAAACAGGCGCAAGAAGAGTTATTTTTAAGTTGAACTCGCAAATTGTCTTTGGCGCAAGAGTAAAACATGGAGATTGGATTTGGGACGATACTCTCGACGCCAAACTAGAGCAAATAATTTTAAATTTTTAAATGAATTTTAAATGATTTAATTTTAGAAATTTAAGAATTAGGATTTGATTAGAAATTAGAAATTGACAAAAATGAGCATTGTCGACGAAATAGAAAAGCAAATAGAAAAAACCAGACTTTCGTCTGTTGCCAAAAACGTCGGTAAAATAACCGAACTTGGAGACGGGGTAGCTCGTGTCAGCGGGCTTTCAGACGTTTCTGCTTCTGAAATTGTCCTCTTCACCCACAACATAACCGGACTCGCACTCAATCTGGAAGAAGACAACGTCGGTATAATTATTTTTGGCGATTGGACTAAATTAAAAGAAGGCGACGAAGCAAGAACTTCAGGCAAAATTCTTCAAGTTCCCGTCGGGGAAAAATTAATCGGCAGAGTCGTCGACGCGCTCGGCAATCCCCAGGACGGCAAAGGTGCAATCACCGCAAAAGATAACTACCCCGTCGAAAAAATTGCTCCCGGAGTTATATATCGCCAATCAGTCGACACTCCCCTTCAAACAGGTCTTAAAGCAATAGACGCGATGATCCCAATCGGCCGTGGCCAGAGGGAACTCATTATCGGTGACAGGAGCCTTGGTAAAACCGCGCTCACACTCGACACAATCATCAACCAAAAAGGCACAGGCGTCATTTGTATTTATGTCGCAATCGGCCAGAAAACCAGCAAAATCGCGCAAGTTGTTTCAATTCTCGAAAAGCACAAAGCTATGGACCACACGATCATCGTTTCCGCGCCCGCTTCCGATTCCGCAACGATGCAATTCGTTGCTCCATACGCGGGAACTGCAATCGGTGAATACTTTATGGACCGCGGAAAAGACGCGCTAGTTGTTTACGACGACCTTTCCAAGCACGCATGGGCTTACAGACAAATTTCCCTGCTTCTTAAAAGACCTTCGGGAAGAGAAGCATATCCAGGCGACGTTTTCTATCTCCACTCAAGATTACTCGAACGTGCAGCAAGAATGGCAGAAAAATATGGCGACGGCTCGCTTACTGCTCTGCCAATTATCGAAACTCAGGCCGGAGACGTCTCCGCCTACATCCCAACCAATGTTATTTCGATAACCGATGGCCAGATTTTCCTCGAAGCAGAACTTTTTAACGCAGGCATCAGACCAGCCGTAAACCCAGGCATTTCAGTTTCTCGTGTTGGTGGTGCAGCTCAAACCAAGATGATGAAAAAAGTAGCAGGATCTCTCCGGCTCGACCTTTCTCAGTATCGAGAACTGGTAACCTTTGCCCAATTCGGTTCCGATTTGGATCCTCAAACCCAGGCAAAGCTAGAACGAGGTAAAAGAATTGTCGAAATCCTAAAGCAGGAACAATTTAAACCAATGGACGTATCATCTCAAGTCTCCGTCATCTGGGCAGCAGTGAATGGCTACTTGGACTCCGTCCCTCTTGACCAGATTAAAGCTACAGAACAGCGTATCGTGGTTGCACTTTCGACAAACAAAAGGCTCAAAAATTACATGGAAGAGAAAAAGGATTTTGACGATTTTGTTCAAAAGGAACTCGAAAAGATGATTTCTTCAATCGTCGGTAAAAGTTCAGCTGCAAGTGAGAATGCGGAACCTAAACCGACTCCATCAAAAACCTCGCCCAAAAAATCATCCCGAAAAATAAAATCATTGCCCAGAAAACCGAAAAGGAGGAAACGCTAAATTCAAGCATCCCGACACTTGATACTTAACACACTAACCTATGGCCCAAATCAGAGAAATCAAACAACGAATTAGATCAGTAACCAACACCTCCAAGGTAACTCATGCAATGGAGCTTGTTGCAGCAGCCAAAATGAAAAAGAGCCAGGAAGCAGCTTTGGCTTCCCGCCCATACACCCTCGCCTTAAATCAAATTCTGGCAGAAGTCAGGCAGAAAGCGAAAGAGGCTTCTCACAAACTTTTGAACAATAATAGCGCACAAACCGAGCTTTTAATCTTGATTACAACAGACAGAGGCTTAGTTGGAGGCTTAAATATTAACTTATTTAGAGAAGTTGCAAACTTAAATAAAAATGCAAAATATATAGTCGTCGGCAAGAAAGGAACACTTTTTGCCTCAAAATCGCACGCAGACATTGTTGCCAGTTTCAATTCCGACGAATACTCCCCCCTCGATCTTGCAAGAACTTTAACCAAGCTGGCAACGGAAAGCTTTATAAAAGCAGAGGTAGCGTCGGTTAAGGTCGCATACCCTGATTTTCAATCTACGGTCAAACAAATCCCAACAATAACTCAGGTCCTTCCAATTGAACTTACAGAAGAGAAAAAATCGGAAGGAGTAGAGGCTGATCTTCTTTTCGAGCCCAACGCGAGCATGATACTAGAAAACATTTTACCTCATTACGTCCTGACAAAAATCTATCAAACAGTCTTAGAAGCAAAAGCTTCCGAACACAGCGCCAGAATGGTTTCGATGAAGAACGCGACAGACGCGGCAGGCGACTTAATAGAAGACCTGACGCTTAACTACAACCAGGCAAGGCAGGAAGCGATCACTAAAGAACTTTTGGATATAATAACAGCTCAAGGAGCGTTTCAATAAATTGATCTAATTTCTAATTGACCTAATTAACCTAAATAATTAGAAAATTTTAAAATTAGGATTTGATTAAAAATTAGAAATTAGAAATTAAAAGAAAAATGCCTAGTAAAACAGTAAGAAGCGCAAAAATAAATAAAGCAGATAAAACTGGTGGTCATATTGTCCAAATAATTGGTCCTGTTGTCGACGTCGAATTCACAAGCGGTAATCTTCCCGATATCTATGCCGCTCTCACCATCGGAGACCTTGTTTTGGAAGTTCAACAACACTTGGGCGAAAATATTGTAAGGGCTGTTTCTCTGGGACCAACTGATGGTTTAAAAAGAGGCACCACAGTAACGAATACAGGCGAGCCCATTAATGTTCCAGTTGGGGTCGAAACTCTAGGCAGAATATTTAACGTTTCTGGCCAACCAATAGACAACAAGGGTCCGGTAAAAGCAAAAAAGACTTACCCCATTCACAGACCTTCACCCACGCTAATAGATCAAGAAACCCAGCCGGAATTACTAGAAACCGGCATTAAAGTAATCGATTTGATGGCACCTTTCCTTAAGGGTGGAAAGGTCGGCATTTTCGGCGGAGCAGGTGTGGGTAAAACGGTCATTATTCAGGAACTCATTAACAATATCGCCAAAGAACACGGCGGTTATTCTGTTTTTGCGGGCGTTGGTGAAAGAACACGTGAAGGAAACGACCTTTACCGAGAGATGAAGGAGGCAGGAGTTCTCGACAAACTGGCAATGGTTTTTGGACAAATGAACGAACCTCCTGGGGCAAGGTTTAGAGTCGCGCTTGCTGCCCTTTCAATCGCCGAATATTTCCGTGACGAAAAACACCAGGACGTTTTACTCTTTATCGACAATATTTTTAGATTCGCTCAGGCCGGAAGCGAAGTCTCCGCCCTTCTTGGAAGAACTCCGTCCGCCGTCGGTTACCAACCAACGCTCGCAGCAGAAATGGGTGCGCTTCAGGAAAGAATTACCTCTACGAAAAAAGGGTCAATTACAAGTCTGCAGGCCGTCTATGTTCCGGCTGACGATTATACTGACCCCGCTCCCGTCGCCACTTTCGCACATCTCGACTCAACAATTTCACTCGAAAGATCGATAGCAGAGCAAGGAATTTACCCTGCTGTTGACCCGCTTTCATCCTCATCCAGCGCTCTTGACCCTCAGATTGTGGGCGAAAAACACTACAACGTCGCACAAGATGTTAAAAAAGTCCTCCAAAGATACAGGGAACTAACAGACATTATCGCGATTCTGGGTGTCGAAGAGTTATCCGACGAAGACAAGGTGACTGTTTCCCGGGCACGAAAGATCCAAAGATTCCTTTCTCAGCCAATGTTTGTCGCGGAAACCTTTACCGGCAAAAAAGGTGCTTACGTTCCAATTGCAAAGACAGTCGAGAGCTTCGACCGCATCTTGAAAGGCGAATTCGACGATGTATCCGAAGGAGACTTTTACATGAAGGGAGATATCAGTGACGTTAAGAAATAATATCAAACATCAAAATGCAAAGATCAAAGTTAAGGAAATTCTCCATGCGCGGAGTTTACCCTGAGTCCTATCGAAGGGCTTAGTCGAATAGTATATATTGTTCGAGCGTAGTCGAGAACTTCCACAATTTTGATTTTTGATCTTTAAATTTTGGATTACTATGATTCATCTACAGATAATCACACCCGAAAAAACAGTTTTTGACGACGAAGTCGATCAAATTTCGCTCCCAACAACGCTTGGCCAAATCACCGTTCTTCCCCACCACATCGGTTTGGTTACTCAAGTTGAACCAGGCGAATTAATCTTCAAAAAGAATCAAAAAGAAAAAATCCTGGCTGCCGGTTTTGGATTCGCCCAAATTGGCAAAGACAGAATTAAAGTACTTGTAGACCTGGCAGCACCCGAAGAAGAAATCGAAGAAAAGAAGATTGAAGAAGCAAGAAAACAGGCAGAAGAAGCGCTCAAACAAAAACACATCCTCTCCGAAGAAGAATACGCTCTCGCTGCCGCCAATCTTCAAAAAGCCCTCGTCCAGCTTAGAATAAAGAGAAGACGTCGAGTGTAATATCTGCCAATTTCCATTTTCCATTGATTTAATAATTGATCAATTTAAAAATTTGAAAATATATGGCAAATGGCAGATGATAAATGGAAAATAATGTACAAATCAATCGTTCTCTCCGGTCCGGTAGCTTCCGGAACATCAACAGCAGCAAAATCTCTCGCCGAAAAATTTAATCTGGAACTCCACATAGCAGGCGATTTCTTCCGAAAATACATACAAGATCACAATATTCCCCTACCAAATAAAGAAGAAATACCGGACGAAATTGAAAAACAAGTAGACGAAGACCTCACAAATCTTCTAAAAGACGCGAGCGGCGTTGTAGTTGACGCTCTTTATGCGGGCTATTTCACCCACGAAATACCCCACGTCTTAAAAGTTCT
This sequence is a window from Candidatus Curtissbacteria bacterium. Protein-coding genes within it:
- the atpD gene encoding F0F1 ATP synthase subunit beta; amino-acid sequence: MPSKTVRSAKINKADKTGGHIVQIIGPVVDVEFTSGNLPDIYAALTIGDLVLEVQQHLGENIVRAVSLGPTDGLKRGTTVTNTGEPINVPVGVETLGRIFNVSGQPIDNKGPVKAKKTYPIHRPSPTLIDQETQPELLETGIKVIDLMAPFLKGGKVGIFGGAGVGKTVIIQELINNIAKEHGGYSVFAGVGERTREGNDLYREMKEAGVLDKLAMVFGQMNEPPGARFRVALAALSIAEYFRDEKHQDVLLFIDNIFRFAQAGSEVSALLGRTPSAVGYQPTLAAEMGALQERITSTKKGSITSLQAVYVPADDYTDPAPVATFAHLDSTISLERSIAEQGIYPAVDPLSSSSSALDPQIVGEKHYNVAQDVKKVLQRYRELTDIIAILGVEELSDEDKVTVSRARKIQRFLSQPMFVAETFTGKKGAYVPIAKTVESFDRILKGEFDDVSEGDFYMKGDISDVKK
- the atpC gene encoding ATP synthase F1 subunit epsilon is translated as MIHLQIITPEKTVFDDEVDQISLPTTLGQITVLPHHIGLVTQVEPGELIFKKNQKEKILAAGFGFAQIGKDRIKVLVDLAAPEEEIEEKKIEEARKQAEEALKQKHILSEEEYALAAANLQKALVQLRIKRRRRV
- a CDS encoding cytidylate kinase family protein yields the protein MADDKWKIMYKSIVLSGPVASGTSTAAKSLAEKFNLELHIAGDFFRKYIQDHNIPLPNKEEIPDEIEKQVDEDLTNLLKDASGVVVDALYAGYFTHEIPHVLKVLLICDEEERIKRALRRHHTHLETAEDVIKRDRAHDKKFRKLYADENFLDPKFFDLVIDTTKTQPEDVVEKISEKFGENNPVIASTFDDSV